One segment of Xanthomonas oryzae pv. oryzae DNA contains the following:
- a CDS encoding alpha/beta fold hydrolase has protein sequence MLAVWSRVPAKPRGTIVLVHGRTWSALPNFDLQVPGEPGDTRSVLAALAQAGYAAYAVDLRGYGGSARERTGWNTPTRAVADVRNVLAWVAQTHPGLPPPALLGYSNGARVALLLAQQQPQAMSAFVLFGFPDDVDAPPAPAVAADRPLRAPTTAAAAGEDFITANAAPPAVRAAYVAQALASDPVRTDWRAMEQFAFRPEQVATLPVLLLRGVDDPIATQADSAHLYARLRSEDRSWVTLPHADHVAQVEDSHAAWVDAVVSFLRRPR, from the coding sequence ATGCTGGCGGTGTGGTCGCGGGTGCCCGCGAAGCCGCGCGGCACGATTGTGCTGGTACATGGCCGCACCTGGAGCGCGTTGCCCAATTTCGACTTGCAGGTGCCTGGCGAGCCGGGCGATACACGTTCTGTGCTGGCAGCGCTTGCGCAGGCCGGCTACGCCGCCTACGCAGTGGATCTGCGCGGTTATGGCGGAAGCGCGCGCGAGCGCACTGGCTGGAACACGCCCACGCGTGCGGTGGCCGATGTCCGCAACGTGCTGGCCTGGGTCGCGCAGACCCATCCCGGCCTGCCGCCGCCGGCATTGCTGGGCTATTCCAATGGCGCGCGGGTTGCGCTGCTGCTTGCACAGCAGCAACCGCAGGCGATGTCTGCATTCGTGTTGTTCGGCTTCCCCGATGATGTGGACGCACCGCCCGCGCCGGCGGTGGCGGCAGATCGCCCGTTGCGTGCACCCACCACGGCCGCGGCGGCCGGCGAGGATTTCATCACTGCCAACGCGGCACCGCCGGCCGTGCGTGCGGCCTACGTCGCGCAGGCGCTGGCATCGGATCCGGTGCGCACCGACTGGCGCGCGATGGAACAGTTCGCCTTTCGCCCCGAGCAGGTGGCGACGCTACCGGTGTTGTTGCTGAGAGGTGTCGACGACCCCATCGCCACCCAGGCAGACAGCGCCCACCTGTACGCACGCCTGCGCAGCGAAGATCGCAGTTGGGTGACCCTGCCGCACGCCGACCACGTGGCGCAGGTCGAAGACAGCCACGCGGCGTGGGTGGATGCGGTGGTGAGCTTTCTGCGCCGGCCGCGCTAG
- the pcaC gene encoding 4-carboxymuconolactone decarboxylase encodes MHEDERYQAGMRERRRLLGDAHVDRALAARSDFTEEFQDLITRYAWGSICTRDGLPAHTRSLLTLAMMVALGHDEEFKLHVRAARNNGVTPAQIKEVLLQAAIHCGVPAANHAFALARPILEEQAAEAGAAPAASPG; translated from the coding sequence ATGCACGAAGACGAACGTTATCAAGCCGGCATGCGTGAGCGCCGGCGCCTCCTGGGCGATGCGCATGTCGACCGCGCGCTGGCTGCGCGTAGCGACTTCACCGAAGAATTCCAGGACCTGATCACCCGCTACGCCTGGGGCAGCATCTGTACCCGCGACGGCCTGCCGGCGCACACGCGCTCGCTGCTCACCTTGGCGATGATGGTCGCGCTGGGCCACGACGAAGAATTCAAACTACACGTGCGTGCAGCGCGCAACAACGGCGTGACGCCTGCGCAGATCAAGGAAGTGCTGCTGCAAGCGGCAATCCATTGCGGCGTGCCGGCTGCCAATCACGCCTTTGCGCTGGCCAGGCCGATTCTGGAAGAACAAGCTGCCGAGGCCGGCGCAGCGCCAGCGGCGTCACCCGGATAA
- the pcaD gene encoding 3-oxoadipate enol-lactonase: protein MAYLRLPTHRLHYRLDGTEGRPWLTFCNSLGTDLHLWDVQIEAFAPHYRILRYDRRGHGDSETPPGPYSVADLGQDVLALWDALEIAQSDFCGLSIGGLTGQWLGLHVPHRLRRLVVCATAKKIGSAATWESRIEQVRSEGLPVLIDATLQRWFTPEFAISHAQRLDMIAAAFVSTSPAGYIACCQALADADFRGALDGLSVPLLALAGDDDPVCPPSDLREIAYAAPDGHYGQVPGRHICNLESPAAFNDAVLGFLQAD from the coding sequence ATGGCTTATCTCCGGTTGCCCACGCATCGCCTGCATTACCGCCTGGACGGCACCGAAGGGCGCCCCTGGCTGACCTTCTGCAATTCGCTTGGCACCGACCTGCATCTGTGGGACGTGCAGATCGAAGCCTTCGCCCCGCATTACCGCATCCTGCGCTATGACCGCCGTGGCCATGGCGATTCGGAGACGCCGCCGGGTCCGTACAGCGTCGCCGATCTGGGCCAAGACGTGCTGGCGCTATGGGACGCGTTGGAGATCGCGCAAAGCGATTTCTGCGGCCTCTCGATCGGCGGCCTGACTGGCCAATGGCTGGGCCTGCATGTACCGCACCGCTTGCGCCGACTGGTGGTATGCGCCACCGCGAAGAAGATTGGCAGCGCCGCCACCTGGGAAAGCCGCATCGAACAGGTGCGCAGCGAAGGCCTGCCGGTGCTGATCGATGCCACGTTGCAGCGCTGGTTTACGCCGGAATTCGCCATCAGCCACGCGCAGCGCCTGGACATGATCGCCGCCGCCTTCGTGTCCACCTCGCCGGCCGGCTACATCGCCTGTTGCCAGGCGCTGGCGGACGCGGATTTCCGCGGCGCACTGGACGGGCTGAGCGTTCCGCTGCTCGCGCTGGCCGGCGACGATGACCCGGTGTGCCCGCCATCTGATTTGCGCGAGATCGCCTATGCCGCGCCGGACGGTCATTACGGCCAGGTACCCGGCCGCCACATCTGCAACCTGGAATCGCCGGCCGCGTTCAACGACGCGGTGCTCGGCTTTCTTCAGGCCGACTGA
- a CDS encoding 3-carboxy-cis,cis-muconate cycloisomerase, with protein sequence MSATSSLLGSLFGEPACDALFDDAARVQAMLQFESALARAQAQCGVIPTEAAQAIAAACDVRHHDLAALAQATALAGNPAIPLVKALTAQVAAHDSAAARWVHWGATSQDVLDTGTVLQLRAALDLLLPRLHALCAGLATLAERERDTGLPGRTLLQQAVPVTFGLKVAAWLDALQRAHQRLQAMQHDALVLHFGGAAGTLASLQERGLEVAQALASTLELPLPALPWHTARDRIVEVGCAFGLLAGTLGKIGGDVVLLMQSEVGEAFEPAAAGKGGSSAMPHKRNPVSSVAAVAAATRVPGLVATLFSAMAQPHERAAGQWHAEWDTLPQIVCLTAGSLAQMQQCLSGLELDRARMRIHLDSHGRLLYAEAAVFALAPQLGKPQAHALVQQAALRAQAQQRHLREVLGEDAQVSAVLTHAQLQAVFDSDSWRGMSSVWIDRVLAGSPSC encoded by the coding sequence ATGAGTGCGACATCTTCGCTATTGGGATCCTTGTTCGGCGAGCCTGCATGCGACGCCTTGTTTGACGATGCCGCGCGCGTGCAGGCGATGCTGCAGTTCGAATCCGCGCTGGCGCGTGCGCAGGCGCAGTGCGGGGTGATTCCGACCGAGGCCGCGCAGGCCATTGCCGCTGCCTGCGATGTGCGGCATCACGATCTGGCTGCGTTGGCACAGGCCACGGCGTTGGCCGGCAACCCCGCCATTCCGTTGGTCAAGGCGCTGACCGCCCAGGTGGCCGCGCACGACAGCGCTGCCGCGCGCTGGGTGCACTGGGGCGCTACCAGCCAGGACGTCCTCGATACCGGCACGGTGCTGCAGTTGCGTGCTGCGCTCGATCTGCTGCTGCCACGGCTGCACGCCTTGTGCGCCGGGCTGGCCACATTGGCCGAACGCGAACGCGATACCGGCTTGCCTGGACGTACCTTGTTGCAGCAGGCCGTGCCGGTCACCTTCGGGCTCAAGGTCGCCGCCTGGCTGGACGCATTGCAACGGGCGCATCAGCGCCTGCAGGCCATGCAGCACGATGCGCTGGTGCTGCACTTCGGCGGCGCCGCCGGCACGCTGGCTTCGCTCCAGGAGCGTGGCCTGGAAGTGGCGCAGGCGCTGGCGAGCACTCTGGAGCTGCCGCTGCCCGCGCTGCCCTGGCATACGGCGCGCGACCGCATCGTTGAGGTCGGCTGCGCGTTCGGTCTGCTGGCCGGCACGCTGGGCAAGATCGGCGGCGATGTGGTGTTGCTGATGCAGTCGGAGGTGGGCGAAGCGTTCGAGCCCGCCGCTGCCGGCAAGGGCGGTTCGTCGGCAATGCCGCACAAGCGCAATCCGGTCTCCAGCGTTGCAGCGGTTGCCGCGGCCACCCGCGTGCCCGGCCTGGTCGCCACCTTGTTCAGTGCCATGGCGCAGCCGCACGAGCGCGCGGCTGGGCAATGGCATGCCGAATGGGACACCTTGCCGCAGATCGTCTGCCTCACCGCCGGCAGCTTGGCGCAGATGCAGCAGTGCCTGTCTGGCCTGGAACTTGACCGCGCCCGCATGCGTATACATCTGGATAGCCACGGCAGGCTGCTCTACGCCGAGGCGGCGGTATTCGCCCTTGCGCCGCAACTGGGCAAGCCGCAAGCGCATGCCCTGGTGCAACAGGCAGCGCTGCGCGCGCAGGCGCAGCAACGGCATTTGCGCGAGGTGCTCGGCGAGGACGCGCAGGTGAGCGCCGTGCTCACGCACGCGCAACTGCAAGCCGTGTTCGATAGCGATAGTTGGCGCGGCATGTCCTCGGTCTGGATCGACCGCGTGCTGGCCGGATCTCCTTCCTGTTGA
- the pcaG gene encoding protocatechuate 3,4-dioxygenase subunit alpha, with product MSLHATPSQTVGPYYRLGLEPLYRQQIAPAQAAGTHVQISGCIFDGAGAPVADAVLEVWQADAAGIYAHAADARYEAHDPSFDGCGRVPTDGHGRFSFSTIKPGRVAGPQGKLQAAHLTVLVFMRGLLRGASTRLYFADAPQLGSDPILALVPAERRATLLAQPGAGGVYIWDIPMQGDAETVFFRY from the coding sequence ATGAGCCTGCATGCAACGCCGTCGCAAACCGTCGGCCCGTATTACCGGCTTGGATTGGAGCCGCTGTATCGCCAACAGATCGCGCCCGCGCAGGCCGCGGGCACGCATGTGCAGATCAGCGGTTGCATCTTCGATGGCGCCGGCGCGCCAGTGGCCGATGCCGTGCTGGAAGTGTGGCAAGCCGATGCGGCCGGCATCTATGCGCATGCGGCCGATGCCCGCTACGAGGCGCACGACCCCAGCTTCGATGGTTGTGGCCGGGTGCCGACCGATGGGCACGGGCGTTTTTCCTTCAGCACCATCAAGCCGGGCAGGGTGGCCGGCCCGCAGGGCAAACTGCAGGCGGCGCACCTGACCGTGCTGGTCTTCATGCGTGGCCTGTTGCGTGGCGCCTCGACGCGGCTGTATTTCGCCGACGCCCCGCAATTGGGCAGCGACCCGATCCTGGCGCTGGTGCCGGCCGAGCGACGCGCCACCTTGCTGGCCCAACCAGGCGCAGGTGGCGTCTACATCTGGGACATCCCTATGCAGGGCGACGCGGAAACGGTGTTCTTCCGCTATTGA
- the pcaH gene encoding protocatechuate 3,4-dioxygenase subunit beta, which yields MRDPTSDEAAIAADPLLGYRRSRPGAQPPYLHPAYASTRLRGPTRDPIDLPVTLLEVTGPRLDRLTLGEHAADLTAGSSGAPLGERIIVSGRVLDENGRPVRNSVVEVWQCNAAGRYQHAGDQHDAPLDPNFRGTGQVLTDEHGRYRFKTIKPGAYPWRNAWRPAHIHFSLHGDGIGQRLVTQMYFPGAPLLAHDPIFNCVDDALARERMVSRFDWENAVSEYALAYRFDIVLRGRKQTVWQ from the coding sequence ATGCGTGATCCCACCTCTGACGAAGCTGCCATCGCTGCCGATCCGCTGCTCGGTTACCGCCGCAGCCGGCCCGGTGCGCAGCCGCCGTACCTGCATCCGGCATACGCCTCCACCAGGCTGCGTGGGCCCACGCGTGATCCGATCGACCTGCCGGTCACGCTGTTGGAAGTCACCGGCCCGCGCCTGGATCGGCTCACCTTGGGCGAGCACGCGGCCGATCTCACTGCAGGTTCCAGCGGCGCGCCGCTGGGCGAACGCATCATCGTCTCTGGCCGCGTGCTCGACGAAAACGGCAGGCCGGTCCGCAATAGCGTGGTGGAAGTGTGGCAATGCAACGCGGCTGGACGCTACCAGCACGCAGGCGATCAGCACGACGCGCCGCTGGACCCGAACTTCCGCGGCACCGGCCAGGTGCTCACCGACGAGCACGGCCGCTACAGGTTCAAGACCATCAAGCCGGGTGCGTATCCGTGGCGCAACGCCTGGCGGCCGGCGCACATCCATTTTTCGTTGCATGGCGATGGCATCGGGCAACGGCTGGTCACCCAGATGTATTTTCCCGGCGCCCCGCTGCTGGCGCACGACCCCATCTTCAACTGTGTCGACGATGCGCTGGCGCGCGAACGCATGGTGTCCCGTTTCGATTGGGAAAATGCGGTCAGCGAATACGCATTGGCCTACCGCTTCGACATCGTCTTGCGCGGTCGCAAGCAAACGGTCTGGCAGTGA
- the pcaF gene encoding 3-oxoadipyl-CoA thiolase, producing the protein MSDVYLIDGIRTPIGRYGGALSSVRADDLGAVPIAALLVRHPQMEPAAIDDVYLGCANQAGEDNRNVARMSLLLAGVPSSVPGSTLNRLCGSGLDAVGTVARGIRAGELDLAIAGGVESMSRAPWVMGKADSAFARNQQLEDTTMGWRFINPRLQAAYGTELMGETAENLAQLHAIAREDQDAFALRSQQRVAAAQAAGFFDGEITSVAVAGRKGGDASTVEYDEAPRPNTTAEMLAKLKPVFRQPGTVTAGNASGLNDGAAALLLASAQAVQAHRLTPRARVLGFASAGVEPAYMGIGPVPATQRLLARLHLRIAQFDAIELNEAFAAQALACTRAFGLADDAAHVNANGGAIALGHPLGMSGARLALTLLRQLEASNGRLGLASMCIGVGQGVALAIERL; encoded by the coding sequence ATGAGCGATGTGTATCTGATCGATGGCATCCGCACGCCGATCGGCCGTTACGGTGGCGCCTTGTCCAGCGTGCGCGCTGACGACCTGGGTGCGGTGCCGATCGCCGCGCTGCTCGTGCGCCATCCGCAGATGGAGCCCGCCGCAATCGACGATGTGTACCTGGGCTGCGCGAACCAGGCCGGTGAAGACAATCGCAATGTCGCGCGTATGAGTCTGTTGCTGGCCGGCGTGCCCTCTTCGGTGCCGGGTAGCACGCTCAATCGCCTCTGCGGTTCGGGGCTGGACGCAGTCGGCACGGTGGCGCGTGGCATTCGTGCCGGCGAACTGGATCTTGCGATTGCCGGCGGTGTCGAATCGATGTCGCGTGCGCCGTGGGTCATGGGCAAGGCCGACAGCGCCTTCGCCCGCAACCAGCAGCTGGAAGACACCACCATGGGCTGGCGCTTCATCAATCCGCGCCTGCAAGCCGCCTATGGCACCGAATTGATGGGCGAAACCGCCGAGAACCTCGCGCAGCTTCATGCCATCGCGCGCGAAGACCAGGATGCGTTTGCACTGCGCAGTCAACAACGCGTGGCGGCGGCGCAGGCGGCCGGCTTCTTCGATGGAGAAATCACTTCGGTGGCAGTGGCCGGGCGCAAAGGCGGCGATGCCAGCACCGTCGAATACGATGAGGCGCCGCGGCCCAACACCACGGCTGAGATGCTGGCCAAGCTCAAGCCGGTGTTTCGCCAGCCCGGGACCGTGACGGCCGGCAATGCCTCCGGTCTCAACGATGGCGCCGCTGCCTTGCTGCTGGCCTCTGCGCAGGCTGTGCAGGCGCATCGCCTGACGCCGCGTGCGCGGGTGCTGGGGTTCGCCTCGGCTGGCGTGGAGCCGGCGTATATGGGCATCGGCCCGGTGCCGGCCACCCAGCGCCTGCTGGCGCGGTTGCACTTGCGCATCGCGCAGTTCGATGCGATCGAACTCAATGAAGCCTTTGCTGCACAGGCACTGGCCTGCACACGCGCATTCGGGCTGGCCGACGATGCCGCACACGTCAATGCCAACGGTGGCGCCATCGCGCTGGGGCATCCGCTCGGCATGAGCGGCGCGCGGCTGGCGCTGACCCTGCTGCGGCAGCTGGAAGCCAGCAACGGGCGACTCGGGCTGGCCAGCATGTGCATCGGGGTGGGGCAGGGCGTAGCGCTGGCGATCGAACGCCTGTGA
- a CDS encoding thioredoxin family protein, translated as MQTLHATTPDDYAAALAAHPRLLVDYYKDNCPGCKMLDMSLTKFAASEDAAGVALLKVKLEVVGEEFFRDLGLRQTPTLALFKDGAEVVRLPGFQSPAQVEAAVRSGL; from the coding sequence ATGCAGACGCTCCACGCCACCACCCCTGACGACTACGCCGCTGCCCTGGCCGCGCATCCGCGTTTACTGGTCGACTATTACAAGGACAATTGCCCTGGCTGCAAGATGCTCGACATGTCGCTGACCAAGTTCGCCGCGAGCGAGGATGCCGCGGGCGTCGCCCTGCTCAAGGTGAAACTGGAAGTGGTGGGCGAGGAGTTCTTCCGTGACCTCGGCTTGCGGCAGACGCCGACCCTGGCCTTGTTCAAGGACGGCGCCGAAGTGGTACGTCTGCCCGGCTTCCAGTCGCCGGCGCAGGTGGAAGCGGCGGTCCGCAGCGGCCTGTGA
- a CDS encoding flavodoxin produces MRILLTHTSLSGNTRDVARAIHARCEELGHAVTWIDADIQTLAQACPNGAEHDLYILGSWSINAGRTPPEMKRFIEQLVKAVGKPERLAVFGTGETQWGEENYCGAARRMAAFFGTRYPRLEIEQMPHGERDATKIQRWTDHILALTDTPFENIPHADAPRHHP; encoded by the coding sequence ATGCGCATCCTCCTCACCCACACCTCGCTCAGCGGCAACACGCGCGATGTTGCGCGTGCGATCCACGCGCGCTGCGAGGAACTAGGTCACGCGGTGACCTGGATCGATGCCGACATCCAGACGCTGGCGCAGGCCTGCCCAAACGGCGCCGAGCACGATCTCTACATCCTCGGCAGCTGGAGTATCAACGCCGGGCGTACGCCGCCGGAAATGAAACGCTTCATCGAACAGCTCGTCAAAGCGGTCGGCAAGCCGGAACGCCTGGCGGTGTTCGGCACTGGTGAGACGCAGTGGGGAGAAGAGAACTACTGCGGTGCGGCCCGGCGCATGGCTGCATTCTTCGGCACGCGCTACCCGCGGCTGGAGATCGAACAGATGCCCCACGGCGAACGCGACGCCACCAAGATCCAGCGCTGGACCGACCACATTCTTGCCCTCACCGATACACCGTTCGAGAACATCCCCCATGCAGACGCTCCACGCCACCACCCCTGA
- a CDS encoding DUF3800 domain-containing protein has product MRFEVYCDEANPDVLTSANPRARYLMIGSLWLPQEVRNELKSRMGDLRKRHGAWGEIKWSNVAPNRRDFYIELVDLFFAYGENLRFRCIAVDRTQIDLSLHDNDAELGFYKFYYQLLHHWILDFNDYRIFCDAKSNRDSKRLPVLAQCLSRANLSSNIESVQSLPSNEVVLIQMCDLLLGSASSKINSTLTPNTAKFTVVSRIESALGRELGPTSKGEEKFNIFKIRLNGGW; this is encoded by the coding sequence ATGAGATTTGAGGTTTACTGCGACGAGGCGAATCCAGACGTCCTAACGTCTGCTAATCCGCGCGCGCGTTACCTCATGATCGGAAGCCTTTGGCTTCCACAGGAAGTCCGGAATGAGCTTAAGTCGCGAATGGGCGACCTTCGAAAACGACATGGAGCTTGGGGCGAGATCAAGTGGAGCAATGTTGCGCCTAATCGCCGCGATTTCTACATAGAACTGGTTGACCTCTTTTTCGCATACGGCGAGAATCTTCGTTTTCGATGTATTGCGGTTGATCGGACCCAAATTGATCTTTCGCTCCATGACAATGATGCGGAGCTGGGGTTCTACAAGTTCTACTACCAGCTTCTTCATCACTGGATTCTCGATTTTAATGACTATCGAATCTTCTGTGACGCGAAGAGTAATCGCGATTCGAAGCGATTACCTGTCCTCGCCCAGTGTTTGTCTCGAGCGAACTTGAGCTCAAATATTGAGAGTGTTCAGTCCTTACCGTCTAACGAAGTAGTACTGATTCAGATGTGTGATTTGTTGCTGGGATCGGCTAGTAGCAAGATCAACTCTACTCTGACGCCTAACACTGCGAAGTTCACCGTCGTTAGCCGTATTGAAAGCGCGTTGGGCCGCGAACTTGGTCCAACTAGCAAGGGCGAGGAGAAATTCAACATCTTCAAGATTCGACTTAATGGAGGGTGGTGA
- a CDS encoding ribonucleotide-diphosphate reductase subunit beta: MSATPLERIKILEPRHPNRSTSILNGQTSGILNWNDIPYPSFYRAYKELSTNFWIPDEVDMKGDARQYNELSAREKNAYDSIIGLLATLDSPQTRFIYNVAEYITDPAAHANAAIIGQQEVIHNESYSYVLASITGLADQNRVFEIARTHPTIIKRNAPIMGAYEDFMREKTAETLIRSLIQSSILEGINFYSGFAYFYNLVRQNRMTGTGKIISFINRDELAHSKFISELIRAIIGENQALQGDELTDYVHKAFEHAIDLETQWTAEVLDGIDGIDVDEMIRYVKYRANKMAGMLGIEKLYEGANDNVMPWIKAYADNFTETKTDFFEMRNASYKKTNSDNGFDDL, encoded by the coding sequence ATGTCCGCAACACCGCTTGAACGCATCAAAATTCTTGAGCCGCGTCACCCGAACCGTTCGACCAGCATCCTCAACGGTCAGACCTCCGGCATCCTCAACTGGAACGACATCCCGTACCCGTCCTTCTATCGGGCCTACAAGGAACTGTCGACCAACTTCTGGATCCCCGACGAGGTGGACATGAAGGGCGATGCGCGCCAGTACAACGAGCTGTCGGCGCGCGAAAAGAATGCCTACGATTCGATCATCGGCCTGCTGGCAACGCTGGATTCGCCGCAGACGCGTTTCATCTACAACGTGGCCGAATACATCACCGACCCGGCCGCGCATGCCAATGCCGCCATCATCGGCCAGCAGGAAGTGATCCATAACGAGAGCTACAGCTACGTGCTGGCTTCGATCACCGGCCTGGCCGACCAGAACCGCGTGTTCGAGATCGCGCGCACGCACCCGACCATCATCAAGCGCAACGCGCCGATCATGGGCGCCTACGAAGACTTCATGCGCGAGAAGACGGCCGAAACGCTGATCCGTTCGCTGATCCAGTCCTCGATCCTGGAAGGCATCAACTTCTACTCCGGCTTTGCGTATTTCTACAATCTGGTGCGCCAGAACCGCATGACCGGCACCGGCAAGATCATCAGCTTCATCAACCGCGACGAATTGGCACATTCGAAGTTCATCAGCGAACTGATTCGCGCCATCATCGGCGAGAACCAGGCATTGCAGGGCGATGAGCTCACCGACTACGTGCACAAGGCCTTCGAGCACGCGATCGACCTGGAAACCCAGTGGACCGCCGAAGTGCTGGACGGCATCGACGGCATCGACGTGGACGAGATGATCCGCTATGTGAAGTACCGCGCCAACAAGATGGCCGGCATGCTCGGTATCGAGAAGCTGTACGAAGGTGCCAACGACAACGTGATGCCGTGGATCAAGGCCTACGCCGACAACTTCACCGAGACCAAGACCGACTTCTTCGAGATGCGGAATGCCTCGTACAAGAAGACGAATTCGGATAACGGGTTTGATGATTTGTAA